The genomic stretch ctaaaataccagttAAACCTTCGATGATATTTGAAATTTCTTTTTGGAGCGTGTAAAAAATTTGATCatgaattatctttttctaacattttaattttatcgtttaattttgtattttcatccattaatttctcaaattcttcttttaggtatgcatattttttttttgactttacATACTTTGTTCTCTTATTATATAAGGATCTATTTAACATTGGCACAATTTTATATAATTGCTCTGGAGGaagcttacttacctgacttaccATATCATATTTGTCAGTAGACGCTCCCCCTTTTTTACTGCTTTCTTCTGCAATGTCCCCCctttcattgatgctcatctccGAGGTGCTTTCGTTGTCTTCAAGTAGGTACTCGACAATTAGTGATGTTCCGGTAATCTCCTTGGTCCCAGACTCTTTTGAAGGCGAATCAGTATCTATAGCAGAATcaaattcttcttcttttgattgtTCGTAGAGctctaagaacttttcccaaagttcttttgcatagtggtagttgtcaattgtGTCGAGTTCTTgagcaggaagaacactcagaaggTGGAACTCGGTCTTATCATTCGTTATGAATTTGTTGTGTTGCTTTTGAGTCCAAAGATACTCCTCGAGTTCTTTTCCATCTGTGCTTTTGGAGACTTCAAATTCAAATTTCATAGAAAGCGTTATATCAAAGTCAGTTCGAAAAAATCCCTCCATTCGTTTCCAgaatgcgaactccccctcgaacattggtgggtagatgctagctccgaccatctcgttgcttcggtCGGCAGTTaatccttctgaagcgtccttgctctgataccaattgtagatcccttgcggccggcaagagggggcgAATTGCCATGCACAATAAAACAATGAATACATTTCTCGAACTATTGGGCTTTCaaacaattacacacttaaagaaataataatagaATTAAAGAGGAGTATGAGGCAAACAAtttacttggttggcaatcagaggattgctactccaaggaagATAAACTCACTGAAGATCTTCTTCTTGAACAAAACGTCGGAGGCGAAGAAGCTTCGTACACGAAAATAAAGCTTGGAAGTGAAAAACAGAAAGAAATTCAAAGTACAAAGTGTGTTTtttaaaatggagaagatcaaggctctatttatagcccattgGTGGAAACTGACCGTTTGCTAACGTGGCACGGTCCAAGTGCCCGAACCCTCTCCGGGTGCCCCCAGTGTgacaactctcatcttctcacaAATGGCTACGCAACGgataagggataaaattttatccagttCTGGGCGCTCAGACCCGCTTTGGGCACCTGGACCGTTGATCCACTGGACGACGTACAactcagagttgactttttgtccgggtattccgctccggcttcgctcgcttgggtgatctcggctatccagaatagggctcacccaaacctattttccgaccttcttgagcaagctttggctccggcttctcgtccctcggaaaatgccgcgcgcttccttctcgtctgccagcatactcttctgcaacacctcatTTTTCGAACGCACTGAGCTCATcgcccgtgccatccttctctctagctgcgtctttcgctcgacttcttgtgcttctaagttcctgcacacttagacacaagaatcaaaccataacaggacctaacttgactttttttattacatcaaaactaccataggGTACTTACACAAGTCTCAGTTCTTGTCCACGTGGATGATGATCAAACACTAGCTATTGTGGAGGGTGATGAGGTGGCTAATAGCCCTCCAAGTCAACCTCCCTCAGCTTCAAACGGTGTTGCCAAAGGTCTGGGTACTGCTGCCGGTGGAAAGGGGGCTCAAGTTCCGGTTGCTTGCGAAATGGGGGCTCAAGGTTCGGCGAGGCATGACTCCTGGGCAAATGTTTTCAAAGACAATCGAAGAATGAACATGGCATCCCATTTGCAACAATCGCAGCCCACCAGAAAAAGATTGAGTTTCGAGTATGAAGACATTGAAATGGTTGAGGAATCGGTTGGTTTTTGTCTTGTTGGTTGCTTCATTGGGAGACATCCGGGTAGAGATGGTGTTGTTGTGGTTGCTTCTAGATGGCGTTCTGTATAAGTTTTacatgcacaaaagcagatcggTATTCTATCGTTCGACACGAAGGAAGATTGGGACAAAGTTTTGTTTGCTAGTCCTTATTTTGCTTTTGGAATTCCTTTGTTCTTGAAGATTATGCTGAGGTGTTTTTTATTTAATGAAGATGGGCAGTATATCCACGCTTGCATTCCAATTCATAGCTTGCCTCTAGATTGTTGGTCATCGAAGGTTCTTGGTCTCATTGGCTCAGAGATTAGAAGGCCTTTATACACCAACAAACTGACTCGTACGTGGTAAAGATTGGCCTATGCTCGTCTCTTGGTAGATGTTTCAGTTTTCGATGAAAAGATCAAGACGGTACCAATTACATTGCCCACCGGAGCTCAACTTGATCTTGAGATAATATATGAAGTAATGCCTAACTTTTGTGATGATTGCCGTAGGCTAGGACACTGGAAGGATTCTTGTAAGAACTTTGGCCGGAACCCTCCTCAAGATGAGATACGTCACAATCGCTCCCAATCCGCAAGAGGAAGACCTCAATCGAGATATAGACGAAGGCAAACAACTCATCCATAGCCTCCAATTAAGTTGCTCATTCTCCTTATTGGCATTAACGGTTGTTGAAAAGACTATTCCCATGGCAGTGGAACCACCACCGACCCTAAAATTGGAGGTAGCAGCTCCGAGAGACACCGTTCCTCACCCTCAACTGGCTATGGAGACTTCCCTATTATCTGAGAGCTCTTCTGTGGGTTCGGGTCCTATGATGGCAGTTACGGTACAGGAAGATACTGATTGAAATGTGTCCTCTTCAGTCTCTCTAAGCACGGAGGATACGACTACCACAGCCATAGGCAGCAACACTTCAAGTTCTGCAGAGCAGGGAAGTGAACCGAATAACACAGATATGGCACCCTCTTCATCTCTGACTCTTGTGGGTTATCGACAAAGTGTGCAGAATTTACGTGTCCCAGCAGCCCGCTCACATGGACGATGAAGCTAGCCTCATGGAACATTAGGAGCTTCCATAAAACCCTTAAACATGGGGAGTGCAACACCTCAAACAAAAAGAGATTAAGTGATGGCGCTTATCGAAACCAAGCTCAATGAGGATACTTTGGATATCATCATGCAAAAGAAATTCTCAGGTGTGGGAATGACAAATAACTTCACTTATTCTACTTGAGGTCGTATTTTGCTCTTTTGGGATATGCACAGGGTTTCTCTGGACGTTCTTATGGCATTAGATCAATATATGCATTGACAGTTGCATTTGTTCAATTACAGGTCGGGTTTTCATGGTGACTTTTGTATATGGTTTACATTCTATTATGCATGACAACCCTTGTGGAATATGCTCACACTTCTTGGGGAGATGAAGGATGAACCTTCGCTCATTACTAGGGATTATAACTCATTATTAATGGTCCAAACAAGGAAGATGGTTAGCCGGTTACCAATTATGAATTGCAAGATTTGGAACGTTTTGTTCATACTTGTGGCTTAGTTGATCTTTGCTCCATTGGATGCCGGTTAACATGGACAAATGGATAGGTTTCTTGCAAATTTGATTGGGCTATGGTTAACTCACATTGGATTATAGCGGACTATGAGAGTTATGTGGATTTTACACCTCCCGAATGCCCTATCAGATCACTCTTGCGGTATAGTTTTGACACTTGCAAGGGAGAATGGATTCAATAAGCCGTTCAAATTTTATAATATGTGGACACAAAATGATGGGTTTCAAGACTTGGTGGTGAGTTCATGGGATGATCCTGTCTCTGGACATGCTTAATATGTACTCAAGGCAAAGCTTACACGACTAAAGGACAAGTTGCGGCAACTTGATAAACTTCATTTCCAACACATCTCAAAGCAAGCTCTAAGGGCCAAATTAGTGCTAGAGGATGCCCAACGAAGCCTTCTATATGGAGTCGAACCTCCAAGTGATTATAGGATGATGAGAAAGAGAGCCACAATACTAGCGGAGGCAGAAAATCTTTGCTATCAACAACGAGCAAAGAGTATCATCTCATGAATAGTGATAGGTGTACAAAGTTTTTCCATGACTTGGTGTTGACGGGTGATTTATATCTGACTGAAGGTCAATGCTAGAGATGTCATttaagaaaaatctgttaagatttctcGTAACCGAATTCTGCTATGGTTTttaataacagaattttgttacggtttttcaaaatagaattctattaTTGTTTTAATGGGTCTATGGTTTAGGCaatatttatagggatcattataaatctattatattatgagaatcattgaatgtgattttcttgtgtagagagaattctaataaaacttcgGCCGTTTTTGTAGAGTATGCACGCCGCCGAACTacggtaactcttcttcctcgtgtttgctctttCTTGTGCATTTTTGTCTCGTTGCTCCGtgcgatctctttctctcttcctcttcttctagatACATGTCTGATGCTTTGTAGACATCAAGTGATAGAGCTCTCGGTTGGGTAGTAGTTGCTTTCTTGATGTTTTTCTTTTCTTAGATGTTGGTAGTTTTGTGATGATGTTTAGATCTGATGATGCTTTTCATGTCATAGACATCTAGAGTTGTAATAGTCTTGTGATCCCCCCCACCTCCCCaaaaaaagaaaaactagttaAGTTTATATTATAATATGTTAAACATCTTGCATTATAATGTCTGCAGGGACATATTGATGTGCAATCTTTTCCTTTGCAGTTTCTGTCCTCATTGAAGTTTGCTTGTGGTGCAGAGTATGATCCTAAAATAAAAAACGATAGCAAAGGAGATTCATATAACAGAAACATATTTTCTGTGAACAAGATGGATGATGGGGAGTTGCAAAAAGAATGTTACAGTATATCACCTTTTGAAGAGGAAGTGTACAAACAAGGTGCTAAATCTGCCCATGGAGATGGGGATTGTAGGATGTCTAACAAAGAATTACAGGAACCTGAAGCTGTTGACTTGGAATTAAAGGTTGATATTGGTGATGAGCTTCGTCTTTATAATTCTCATGAAAATGAACTAGAAATATTTGACTTGAGAATAATTCACCGTAAAAACAGGTTCGGATCCATAACTTCCATCTAGACCATTTTTGTGCAACATACGCACCTACTTCAGAAAACAAATGTGCTGAATTCTTGTGCATCAACTTCAGGACTGGCTTTGAAGAAAGCAAAGAGTTCCCAATTGTCTTAAAATCAGTTATAGCAGGCAGATATTACATTACAGAGTATCTTGGTTCTGCTGCATTTAGCAAGGTTGTTCAGGCTCATGATCTTCATACAGGAATGGATGTTTGTCTTAAGATAATAAACAACGATAAGGATTTTTTTGACCAGAGTTTAGATGAGATTAAACTCCTTAAGTTTGTTAACAGACATGATCCTTCCGATGAGCATCATTTATTGCGCCTTTATGACTACTTCTACTATCAGGTATTGTCTAtgttattctattttgaataaaataatttgtATATGTTAACTCCATTTGATTGTCAAACACTGTTTCTTAGTTCCTCGTGGATGTCTAGTTCTTATTTCTTCATTTGgtataaaatataaaaagttCTTATTTGTTGTTGTTTTCTTTCTGAAACAAAAGTGAAGGGAAAGATCCTCACGAATCTATTACTAAGCAACACCTATGAATGTAGTACAGAACATGTACATTGCTTGGAATAGTTGAAAGGAAAAAATGGGAGTAACAAAATTAGGATGATAGACAGAAGaaaccaaataaaagaaaagtgaaAAAATTGTAATGTTAGTAGAAATGGTGCCCTTCCAATCAGTTGTTCTTGCTACTGGACATGAAGCAGACATAATCTATCCAACTTATATTCCTCTATTAGAAGTGACATGTGCTTGTGGGCAACACCAACATTTGCAGGGCTCAGTATACCAGCAATGCACCAGCGGAACAGAAAATACATGTACCAGCTGCTTGCTGCTCATAACAGATAGTCATGCTAGTGTAAGCCAAGAAGCAGGAATAACATGTGTCCTTGGCCTTGATAATTAGCGACAAATAACTAACTCTCACCAGTGCGAACCTATAAATAATCAATCCTGCAAGTGGGGTAGGAGATTGGACTTGAGATCAGAGAACCACTGATATTCCACCCTGCTTTATTCCATATAAAGCTATTGTAGCAGTTTGGAAAGGAGAGCACTTTGGCCAACCTCATCTAGATGCTGAATGATAGCCAATACTCAAGGTTCTCCTGCAAGAATCGAAAACTTACTTTGCGTGGCCTGAGTGGTCCAGAATTCAGTAGTTGTGCAAAATCTATATTATTGTTTCATCATTTGGAAGTTTTTTTAATTGATATGGATCTGTTTATTAAATTCCAAATCTTTTGCATCTTtacaattaatattaaaaattaattagatatctGTAATTTTGAAGCTGTAATTAGACATCTGTATTATTAATGTCTGTTCTCTGCATCAAAGATtggtttttgtatttttttttgttgctttaCCTCTGGATATATGCTTCCTGTTGTATATTTATCACATACTTTAGTAGCTAGcacataatatcaaaatgttgacTCTAATTTCTTTTGCATGCTGGTTCTTGCTGATAAACAAAGTGTCCTGATATCATCAATTAAATGCTGCAGGAACATCTTTTCATTGTTACAGAGTTGTTAAAAGCTAACCtgtatgaatttcaaaagtaCAATCATGAGTCTGGTGGGGTGGAATACTATACATTGTCCAGAATACAGGTATGTGATTTACTTTCTATAGATCATGAGTGTGTTAAGTCGATATGAGAACTGCTTGATTGCTAAGAGCCTTAGGTAATATAACCCTCCATCTGTATCTTAAAGAGGGAACTTATGCACAAACATTATGCTGCTGCAGTTTTAAACATTTAGTCAAACGATAAGTAAAAAAATCTATGCATAGGATTTACTATGAATTTCATTATCAGCATCCTCATTGACCAAGCGTTTTGTAGACTTAACTAGGAATTGATTCCTGAAtgtctaaatattatttttcccttGAGAAGCTATTAGGGTTTTGATTCAAAGCAGTCCTACTAGTAGGGAGAATTAGTATGCTTAAAATTGTTTCATTTCTTTGACAACGATTTGTACTATTATCCTTCTGTAACAGGATATTGCTCGACAATGTCTAGAGGCTTTATTATACCTCCATCATTTGAGGATAATTCATTGTGATTTGAAACCTGAGAATATCCTTCTCAAGAGCTATAGTAGATGTGAAATTAAAGTCATTGACCTTGGAAGCAGTTGCTTTGAGATGGACAACTTAAGCACATATGTGCAGTCTCGCTCTTATCGAGCTCCTGAAGTTATCCTAGGTCTCTCTTATGATCAGAAGATCGATATCTGGTCCCTAGGTTGCATCCTGGCTGAGCTGTACACTGGTGACGTAAGTTCCACTCTTATCTTTCTAACCTAATTTATCAAATATACAATACTACACACTTTGGTGAGGTGCATAAAAATTTTGCGTGTTAGGTGACAGTTCCATAAAAATGTTGAGATTTTCATAACAAGATCTTCTAGGAAAAAGTTACTTGTGTTCTCTACTACATTTCAGAACATATTAGCAATTGTCAGCAAAGCTTTGCTTAATTGTTATATTTTGAATAGGatataaaattcataaaaaagatTGAGCCA from Zingiber officinale cultivar Zhangliang chromosome 5B, Zo_v1.1, whole genome shotgun sequence encodes the following:
- the LOC121984628 gene encoding probable serine/threonine-protein kinase dyrk2 isoform X6, with protein sequence MIEVELKVKNAQNQISQRKNCRHLITMWLMIVRVEFLSSLKFACGAEYDPKIKNDSKGDSYNRNIFSVNKMDDGELQKECYSISPFEEEVYKQGAKSAHGDGDCRMSNKELQEPEAVDLELKVRIHNFHLDHFCATYAPTSENKCAEFLCINFRTGFEESKEFPIVLKSVIAGRYYITEYLGSAAFSKVVQAHDLHTGMDVCLKIINNDKDFFDQSLDEIKLLKFVNRHDPSDEHHLLRLYDYFYYQEHLFIVTELLKANLYEFQKYNHESGGVEYYTLSRIQDIARQCLEALLYLHHLRIIHCDLKPENILLKSYSRCEIKVIDLGSSCFEMDNLSTYVQSRSYRAPEVILGLSYDQKIDIWSLGCILAELYTGDVLFPNDSVPMILARMIGILGPIDEEMLSLGLETNKYFTEKYDLYHMNEETDQVEYLIPESSSLSHQLLDSDAKFVDFLSCLLQINPRRRPTASEALEHEWLSISYH